A part of Streptomyces sp. NBC_01451 genomic DNA contains:
- a CDS encoding FAD-dependent oxidoreductase yields the protein MDPVTSNEKKPVVIVGAGPCGLAAACELLQLGVPVRVLEKESEPGAGTRAIQLWPPALEVLDRVGVLADARRRGVRIKANEYHLAGGRRLRIMLGDENEPLILPQEQTTQLLEEALERLGGRVERSMRVVAVESGPGSVSVKAHGPDGVELIEADWLIGADGVHSVVREQLGIEFAGERVPMTLMVAEGRVAGRYDRASAHFFLGRTGSAVFVPMPGDTVRIAGAIPPDVSLTSKTVQEILDERGPGALRVEELDLVTTFGSSERIAATFREGRCFLVGDAAHTHVPLGSQGLSLGLQDVHNLAWKLAGVIDGRLDPRVLDTYDAERRQAAGQIVRMIHQGAAILTVGPLAARVRNVVCDALQATGTLRRRLIPRLAGWRTSYPNVLLGPDPIGARGPRRRVSRRRMPQPGSRIPHDVPAQRSAVTGGLQLLTTGAPTTPLAARARETARRRPSVLTHEHRPSGRTGFMLLRPDGYVAATGRTTAELDRLERVLEARLIPGGGESHAV from the coding sequence ATGGACCCTGTGACATCGAACGAGAAGAAACCCGTGGTGATCGTCGGAGCCGGGCCGTGCGGCCTGGCGGCCGCCTGCGAACTGCTTCAACTGGGCGTCCCCGTGCGGGTGCTGGAGAAGGAGTCCGAGCCTGGCGCCGGAACGCGCGCGATCCAGCTGTGGCCCCCGGCCCTGGAGGTCCTCGACCGGGTCGGCGTGCTTGCCGATGCACGTCGAAGGGGCGTGCGCATCAAGGCCAACGAGTACCACCTCGCCGGAGGCCGTCGGCTGCGCATCATGCTCGGTGACGAGAACGAGCCGCTCATTCTGCCGCAGGAGCAGACCACCCAGCTGTTGGAAGAGGCATTGGAGCGGCTGGGCGGCCGCGTCGAGCGCTCCATGAGAGTCGTCGCTGTCGAATCCGGCCCCGGCTCCGTCTCCGTCAAGGCGCATGGACCCGACGGAGTGGAGCTGATCGAGGCGGATTGGCTGATTGGTGCCGACGGCGTACACAGCGTGGTGCGCGAACAGTTGGGCATCGAATTCGCCGGCGAGCGCGTGCCGATGACCCTCATGGTCGCCGAAGGCCGGGTGGCCGGGCGGTACGACCGTGCGAGTGCCCATTTCTTCCTCGGCCGGACCGGCTCGGCGGTGTTCGTGCCGATGCCCGGCGACACGGTCCGCATCGCCGGCGCCATTCCTCCAGACGTCTCGCTGACCAGCAAGACCGTCCAGGAAATCCTCGACGAGCGCGGGCCGGGTGCGCTGCGCGTGGAAGAGCTGGACCTGGTCACCACCTTCGGCAGCTCGGAGCGCATCGCGGCGACCTTCAGGGAGGGCCGCTGCTTTCTCGTCGGCGACGCGGCCCACACCCATGTGCCGTTGGGCAGTCAAGGACTCAGCCTCGGCCTCCAGGATGTGCACAACCTCGCGTGGAAGCTCGCCGGCGTCATCGACGGACGGCTCGACCCACGCGTCCTTGACACCTACGACGCCGAACGCCGCCAAGCTGCCGGGCAGATCGTTCGCATGATCCATCAGGGGGCCGCGATCCTCACCGTCGGCCCGCTTGCCGCCCGCGTACGCAATGTGGTGTGCGACGCGCTGCAGGCCACAGGCACCCTGAGGCGTCGGCTCATCCCTCGGCTCGCGGGCTGGCGTACCAGTTACCCGAACGTGCTGCTGGGTCCGGACCCGATCGGCGCCCGTGGTCCGCGACGCCGTGTTTCGCGCCGCCGGATGCCTCAGCCGGGTTCGCGGATACCGCACGACGTCCCCGCGCAGCGGTCTGCGGTCACCGGCGGACTCCAGTTGTTGACCACCGGAGCACCGACGACACCGCTGGCCGCCAGGGCGCGGGAAACGGCACGTCGGAGACCGTCCGTGCTCACCCACGAGCATCGGCCAAGCGGAAGGACCGGATTCATGTTGTTGCGCCCGGACGGCTACGTCGCCGCAACTGGCAGGACCACAGCCGAACTCGACCGTCTGGAGCGGGTGCTGGAAGCACGACTGATTCCCGGAGGCGGTGAGAGCCATGCGGTCTGA